The stretch of DNA TATGAACATTGTCAACATCCTTCTCGCCCTCTACTAACCATAAACTATTGGCTTTCATAACTTCCGGAAGTCTATAAAGAACCTGCCTTATGTCATTTAATTTTCTATCAGCCCTAAAAGTTTTGGGATTATATCTTATGATTTTGTAGAGCTGCTTTCCTTGTTCATCTAAATACGGATACGTGGCAACGATTACAGGCTTTTTAATTGCTTGCTTAACTATTTCCAGGCCGAATACTTTGGCAAGTTCTTTAATGGCCACTCCTTTTGTTACTCCATGCTTTTTCATATAATAAGTAATAATGTCCCCGCCCATCTTGCATTTACCATGACAATACCAGAGCCAGACTCCGGCTTTCTCATCGACTGTCATACTGGGAGAGGTGTCGTTGTGAAAAGGGCAAAGAGTTTTATTCCCATCGAATTTATGGCTTTCATGTTTCTCAAGATAATATCTTAAATTTTTCCCGATAAGCTCTTGAATGAGATCGCTCATTTCTTATTTTCCTTTATCTCTTCAACCTCGATTATGGTCCTGATCGTGTCCATGACCTGCCTGGCCTGGCGGCTTTTATCAGGAACAAAATCTCTAACATTGTCGATAATGTCCTGTGCCATTTGCTTGATATCCTCCAAATTCGGATGAGTATTTGGATAATGTTTTGCCCTTTTCAAGACTTCTGTTTTCATTTTTGCTGTGATTCCATTTGTTTCTCTAGGGCCTGCAAATCCACCCGGATACTGCCTCCGACCTTTGCGGCTTTGATCTTGCCAAGATCAACTAATCGCCTACAAGTCACGGGATGAATCCCGAGATATTCACTGCAAGTGCGAATTGAGATCCATCTTTTTTCCATTTTCATTCTTCGGGAAAGATAGCTTTTTCCTCTACACCTAATATGATTGATAACTTTTTTCTATCCTCTTTTTGCGGCTTTATGTATCCTCTTTCTATCCGCGAAATTTGTGATTGGCTTAGGCCTGCTTCTTGGGCCAATTGTTCCTGCGATTTTCCTAAGAAAAACCTGAGATATTTCAATTTATTTTTCATTTAATTATCACTTGCATAATTTATTATTCTATTATAATATGATGGTAATGCAATTACTAATCAAACCATGCAGCTAAGAGGGTAAAATGAATAGAAAAGATTTTTTATTATTATTAAAAGAGATACATACGCCTGATTATTTAAAGGGTAAACCTTTTGAGCAATATTCCGAAACTATAGAAACGTTCGGTAGGGAAAATTTTTACCCATCTGATTTTAGTAAG from Nitrospinota bacterium encodes:
- a CDS encoding CHC2 zinc finger domain-containing protein — translated: MSDLIQELIGKNLRYYLEKHESHKFDGNKTLCPFHNDTSPSMTVDEKAGVWLWYCHGKCKMGGDIITYYMKKHGVTKGVAIKELAKVFGLEIVKQAIKKPVIVATYPYLDEQGKQLYKIIRYNPKTFRADRKLNDIRQVLYRLPEVMKANSLWLVEGEKDVDNVHKLGLTVTTAPFGMSNWKPEFAQSLKGKEVRICLDVGAEREARKRAASILKAGAKEVKIIELPGLDKEGSDISDWINSHDSQTNEDLKLQLEEIAEETPCFELPGGKLKINNNFLDLYIDSISRITDAPEIFILFSGLGLLSGICNKFYFKYPRITPLNLYILLLA
- a CDS encoding helix-turn-helix transcriptional regulator, translating into MKNKLKYLRFFLGKSQEQLAQEAGLSQSQISRIERGYIKPQKEDRKKLSIILGVEEKAIFPEE